A genomic segment from Spinacia oleracea cultivar Varoflay chromosome 3, BTI_SOV_V1, whole genome shotgun sequence encodes:
- the LOC110784860 gene encoding uncharacterized protein, which produces MARKTGAKSQPFDDEIVVDNNFDEESVLAEDIIAPVQIELDYIQSEIDFWNSAVVCYIVGANPPINVVEGFIRRIWGSLKVDKVVLVKKGVYLVRFLSMESRDKVLKGHYFFDSKPLIVKPWDQDVDMEKEVVQVVPIWIHLKLNFKYWSEKVIFKIVSQLGKPIKRDYATTCRDKIQFSRVMVEVPMAESLPDHIYFMNEHGEKIKVELRYEWKPTLCAKCNMVGHVKTDCRQGKSRKVWVQKQKQGDAQPQQVVKPVIEVDQEGFQRALRPIRVRVDSVEPTHVTNPFDILQNEGITENADTVPGGEDEVRRFIQQFDIGLVGLLEHKVKGTNLGKLYQRVFTNWCFTGNVSFHKGGRIVVACRPSSFTVSILAVTAQFIHCHVIPMSGKDGFYCTFVYAFNESRQRLELWRDLKSLNTQEPWIMCGDFNCVMTSEERIGAPMRKAEIADINECMHDCCMEDVKCVGNMFTWNNKQQGSARVFSKLDRVLANPAWQNVYKDAEVCFMSEGGFDHSPGLLTMYPRVASGRKPFRYFTMWKTTPTFNGIIQDV; this is translated from the exons ATGGCAAGGAAAACTGGTGCAAAATCTCAG CCTTTTGATGATGAAATAGTAGTTGATAATAATTTTGATGAGGAATCTGTGTTAGCTGAGGATATTATTGCACCAGTTCAGATTGAATTGGATTATATTCAAAGTGAGATTGATTTTTGGAACTCTGCTGTTGTATGCTATATTGTGGGTGCCAATCCCCCAATTAATGTGGTGGAGGGTTTTATTAGGAGGATTTGGGGTAGTCTAAAAGTGGATAAGGTGGTGTTGGTAAAAAAGGGAGTGTATCTGGTGAGATTTTTATCCATGGAATCGAGAGATAAGGTGCTTAAGGgtcattatttttttgataGTAAGCCATTGATTGTGAAACCTTGGGATCAGGATGTTGATATGGAAAAGGAGGTGGTGCAGGTTGTTCCAATTTGGATTCATTTGAAGCTGAATTTTAAATACTGGAGTGAGAAAGTCATATTCAAGATTGTGAGTCAATTAGGGAAACCTATAAAGAGAGATTATGCTACAACCTGTAGGGATAAAATCCAGTTTTCTAGAGTAATGGTTGAAGTCCCAATGGCAGAATCCTTACCTGATCACATATATTTCATGAATGAACATGGAGAGAAGATTAAGGTAGAATTGAGGTATGAGTGGAAACCAACCTTATGTGCTAAATGCAATATGGTGGGGCATGTTAAAACAGATTGTAGGCAGGGTAAAAGCAGGAAAGTATGGGTTCAGAAACAGAAGCAAGGGGATGCACAACCTCAACAAGTTGTGAAACCAGTTATTGAGGTGGATCAAGAGGGATTTCAAAGAGCATTGAGGCCTATTAGGGTTAGAGTGGATTCTGTGGAGCCAACACATGTTACAAACCCCTTTGATATTCTGCAGAATGAGGGCATAACTGAGAATGCTGATACTGTGCCAGGTGGAGAA GATGAAGTGAGAAGGTTCATCCAGCAGTTTGATATTGGGTTGGTTGGGCTCCTTGAACACAAGGTGAAGGGTACCAATCTTGGTAAACTTTATCAAAGAGTGTTTACAAACTGGTGTTTTACTGGGAATGTTAGTTTCCATAAAGGTGGCAGGATTGTAGTTGCTTGTAGACCAAGCAGTTTTACTGTGAGTATTCTAGCTGTTACAGCTCAATTCATTCATTGCCATGTCATCCCTATGAGTGGTaaagatggattttattgtACCTTTGTGTATGCTTTCAATGAGAGTAGGCAGAGATTGGAGCTATGGAGGGATTTAAAGAGTCTGAACACACAGGAACCTTGGATCATGTGTGGTGATTTCAACTGTGTCATGACTAGTGAGGAAAGAATTGGTGCTCCTATGAGGAAAGCTGAAATTGCTGATATTAATGAGTGTATGCATGATTGTTGTATGGAGGATGTGAAGTGTGTGGGGAATATGTTCACCTGGAATAATAAACAGCAGGGTAGTGCTAGAGTGTTCTCTAAACTGGATAGAGTGTTGGCTAATCCAGCTTGGCAGAATGTTTATAAGGATGCAGAGGTGTGTTTTATGAGTGAAGGTGGGTTTGATCACTCCCCTGGACTTCTCACTATGTATCCAAGGGTTGCAAGTGGAAGGAAGCCATTCAGATACTTCACAATGTGGAAGACAACTCCAACTTTTAATGGCATCATTCAAGATGTATAG